A window from Solanum stenotomum isolate F172 chromosome 5, ASM1918654v1, whole genome shotgun sequence encodes these proteins:
- the LOC125865121 gene encoding transcription factor MYC1-like: protein MDELIVSSSSSSFFIPSLLSQGTQISSNLQQKLQNILKIQTDSWSYAIFWQTSNDDDDGHLFLAWGDGHFHGTKSKTGVQASQQSTERKNVIKGIQALICENGEEKVDDASEVTDAEWFYVMSLAQSFSIGDGVPGKAFSTGSIIWLTGAQQLQFHSCERAKEAHVHGIQTFVCIPTSNGVLELGSNQQIKENWIFIQQVKSIFSSIPDLGLVTCLEQNTTNSKNPKTEETETNDSDSDCQVLVEKPVEKKTPKKRGRKPGATRETPLNHVEAERQRREKLNHRFYALRSVVPHVTKMDKASLLSDAVSYINELKSKVTELEGQLTRKSKKLKIECTDSITIDNHSTTTTTTHSVDQIRHNSSSAASFGVQNNLKVEVEVKILGPDAMVRVQSENVNYPSARLMRALQDLELHVHHASISSVNDIMLQDIVVKVPIELCTEDRLKNALIRSIEQQ, encoded by the coding sequence atggaTGAATTAATcgtttcttcatcatcatcatcatttttcataccatctttactttctcaaggTACTCAAATTTCATCAAACCTTCAACAAAAGCTTCAAAATATTCTCAAGATTCAAACAGATTCTTGGTCATATGCTATTTTCTGGCAAACTtcaaatgatgatgatgatggtcACCTTTTTTTAGCTTGGGGTGATGGTCATTTCCATGGTACTAAATCCAAAACAGGGGTTCAAGCTAGTCAACAATCtacagaaagaaaaaatgtcatTAAAGGGATTCAAGCTTTAATTTGTGAAAATGGTGAAGAAAAAGTAGATGATGCTAGTGAAGTTACTGATGCTGAATGGTTTTATGTTATGTCTTTAGCTCAATCTTTTTCAATTGGTGATGGTGTACCTGGTAAAGCTTTTAGTACTGGTTCTATTATATGGTTAACTGGTGCTCAACAACTTCAATTTCATAGCTGTGAAAGAGCTAAAGAAGCTCATGTTCATGGAATTCAAACTTTTGTATGtattccaacttcaaatggggttcttgaattgggttcaaatcaacaaattaaagaaaattggATCTTCATTCAACAAGTTAAGTCCATTTTCTCTTCAATTCCTGATCTTGGTCTTGTGACTTGTTTAGAACAGAACACCACCAACAGTAAAAACCCAAAAACAGAGGAAACTGAAACTAATGATTCAGATTCCGATTGTCAAGTACTAGTGGAGAAACCAGTAGAGAAGAAAACCCCGAAGAAGAGAGGGAGAAAACCAGGGGCAACACGCGAAACACCGTTGAATCATGTTGAAGCAGAGAGACAGAGGAGGGAGAAGTTAAACCATAGATTCTACGCTTTGCGTTCTGTTGTGCCTCATGTTACCAAAATGGACAAAGCTTCATTGTTATCAGACGCAGTATCGTATATCAATGAATTAAAATCAAAAGTTACTGAATTGGAAGGTCAGCTCACTAGAAAATCCAAGAAACTGAAAATCGAGTGTACTGATAGTATTACTATTGACAACCATAGTACTACTACTACAACAACACATTCAGTGGATCAAATTCGGCATAATTCATCGTCAGCAGCATCATTTGGTGTCCAgaacaatttaaaagtggaaGTCGAAGTAAAGATTTTGGGCCCTGATGCCATGGTAAGGGTACAATCTGAAAATGTAAATTACCCATCAGCAAGATTGATGCGTGCTCTTCAAGATCTTGAACTTCATGTCCACCATGCCAGTATTTCCAGTGTCAACGATATTATGCTACAGGACATCGTTGTTAAAGTTCCTATAGAACTGTGTACTGAAGATCGATTAAAAAACGCTCTAATTAGAAGCATTGAGCAGCAGTAA